ACTCCCACACCTTCTCCGCCGTCCTTCCCGCCTGCGCCGCCGCCGGCGCAGACCGCTTCGGCAGCCAGGTCCACGCCCTCGCGCTCCGGTACGGCGCCGCGGCAGCCGTCTACGTCGCCAGCGCCTTGACCGACATGTACGCGAAGTGCGGCCGCGTCGAGGATTTCCGAAAGGTGTTTGATGAAATGGCTGTGAGGAACCTCGTCTCTTGGAACGCGTTGATTGTGGGGTTCGTCCGCAACAAGCTGTACTGCGACGCGATGGAGGCTTTTCGCTCGTTGTTGAACGATGATGGGTCCTTGACCCCAAATCAGGTGAGCTTCTCCAGCGTGCTGAACGCGTGCTCAAATGCGTTCAGCATCGGCTTCGGGAGAGCGGTGCACGGCCTGGCAGTTAAGCTTACGGTGGAGTCATCTTTGGCCTATGTGAGGAACTCGCTCATTGACATGTACAACAAATGTGGGTGCTTGGAAGAAGCTGCAAAGGTGTTCGACAGATGCTCCGACAGAGATGTTGTGACTTGGAATGTTATGATGATGGGTTGGATCGAAAGTGATTGCCCCGAAGGTGCTTGTGGTTGTTTCCTACATATGATGCAAGAGGGAGTTTCCCCAGATGAAACCTCCTTTTCTACCTTACTCCAAGCTTTGGCCATGCTAGCTTCATGGGGTCAGGGTGCTGCAGTCCATTCCTTGATAGTGAAAACCGGGTGCACCCAAAACCAATGTGTTGGGAGTTCCTTAATCACCATGTATGCAAAATGTGGTAGCTTGGAAGATGCATATCGGACCTTTGACGAGGCAAAGGACCAGTTAAATGTGGTCACTTGGACATCCATGATAACAGCTTTCCAACAATATGGGCATGGATACAAAGTGATCAAACTGTTTGATGAAATGATGGATTTGGGGATCGAGCCAGACTACATCACATTCGTTAGTGTTCTTTCAGCTTGCAGCCACAATGGGCTTGTCGACCAGGGATTCAAGTACTTCTACTCCATGTCTCAGGTCCATAAAATGGCACCCGGAAGCGAGCACTATGCTTGCATGGTAGACTTGCTTGGACGAGCTGGCCGTTTGGATGAAGCAACACAATTCATTGATGCAATGCCAATACAGCCTGATTCATCTGTGTGGGGTGCTTTGCTTGCAGCTTGTAGGAAGTTTAGGAACTTGGAACTCGGTAGCAAAGTGGCACAAAAGCTCTTTAGGATTGAACCTCATA
This window of the Zingiber officinale cultivar Zhangliang chromosome 3B, Zo_v1.1, whole genome shotgun sequence genome carries:
- the LOC122056348 gene encoding putative pentatricopeptide repeat-containing protein At5g52630, encoding MRAYSTSIDIHRCSSRSYGSFLTIDHLTNLLAACNLTRPSNPYHAHQIHSLLLTSNLLPSPLLHAQLIDLYANSGQLHRALLIFADVRRHSSVVAWTSVIAHISRSRRPLDALSLFAQLHASVAPAPNSHTFSAVLPACAAAGADRFGSQVHALALRYGAAAAVYVASALTDMYAKCGRVEDFRKVFDEMAVRNLVSWNALIVGFVRNKLYCDAMEAFRSLLNDDGSLTPNQVSFSSVLNACSNAFSIGFGRAVHGLAVKLTVESSLAYVRNSLIDMYNKCGCLEEAAKVFDRCSDRDVVTWNVMMMGWIESDCPEGACGCFLHMMQEGVSPDETSFSTLLQALAMLASWGQGAAVHSLIVKTGCTQNQCVGSSLITMYAKCGSLEDAYRTFDEAKDQLNVVTWTSMITAFQQYGHGYKVIKLFDEMMDLGIEPDYITFVSVLSACSHNGLVDQGFKYFYSMSQVHKMAPGSEHYACMVDLLGRAGRLDEATQFIDAMPIQPDSSVWGALLAACRKFRNLELGSKVAQKLFRIEPHNSGNYVLLSNMYASNGMLEEAKEIRRLMQSNGVRKETGCSWIDVSNKTFVFTAHDQSHQATEQIYGMLERLKELVKAKGYVPDTQFAVNNVGEQNKEQNMWYHSERLALSFGLICLPLNAPIRIKKNLRTCGDCHTVMKLVSEIFRRKIILRDINRFHEFAGGVCSCRDYW